Proteins encoded in a region of the Pseudomonas viciae genome:
- a CDS encoding mannuronate-specific alginate lyase → MRTRTLKTLLAPSLLTLAIFAGATQAAAPLRPPQGYFAPIEKVKTGDAAQGCDATPTPYTGSLQFRSKYEGSDKARATLNVQSEKAFRDSTADITKIERGVSKQVMQFMRDGRPEQLECTLNWLTAWAKADALMSKDFNHTGKSMRKWALGSMASAYVRLKFSESRPLANHQEQAQLIEGWFSRMADQVVSDWDNLPLDKTNNHSYWAAWSVMATSVATNRRDLFDWAVKEYKVGVNQVDAEGFLPNELKRKQRALSYHNYALPPLAMIASFAQVNGVDLRQENNGALKRLGDRVLAGVKDPDIFEEKNGDEQEMKDLKIDSKFAWLEPFCSLYTCPADVLERKHEMQPFKTFRLGGDLTKVYDPSWEKGEKGS, encoded by the coding sequence ATGCGCACCCGAACGTTGAAAACGCTGCTGGCGCCGTCCCTGCTGACCCTGGCGATATTCGCCGGGGCCACGCAGGCGGCAGCCCCGCTGCGCCCGCCACAGGGTTACTTCGCACCGATCGAAAAGGTCAAGACGGGCGACGCGGCCCAAGGCTGCGACGCGACACCAACACCCTATACCGGCTCCTTGCAGTTTCGCAGCAAGTACGAAGGCTCCGACAAGGCCCGTGCAACCTTGAACGTGCAATCGGAAAAAGCCTTCCGTGACAGCACCGCCGACATCACCAAGATCGAGCGCGGCGTCAGCAAGCAAGTGATGCAATTCATGCGTGACGGTCGCCCCGAGCAACTGGAATGCACCCTGAACTGGCTGACTGCCTGGGCCAAGGCCGACGCCTTGATGTCCAAGGACTTCAACCACACCGGCAAGTCCATGCGCAAATGGGCCTTGGGCAGCATGGCTTCGGCCTATGTGCGCCTGAAGTTCTCCGAGTCCCGCCCACTGGCCAATCACCAGGAACAGGCACAACTGATCGAAGGCTGGTTCAGCCGGATGGCCGATCAGGTGGTCAGCGACTGGGACAACCTGCCACTGGACAAGACCAACAACCATTCCTACTGGGCCGCCTGGTCGGTGATGGCCACCTCTGTGGCGACCAACCGTCGCGACCTGTTCGACTGGGCCGTCAAGGAATACAAGGTCGGTGTCAATCAAGTCGACGCCGAGGGCTTCCTGCCCAACGAGCTCAAGCGCAAGCAACGGGCCCTGTCCTACCACAACTATGCCCTGCCGCCGCTGGCGATGATCGCCAGTTTCGCCCAGGTCAACGGCGTGGACCTGCGCCAGGAAAACAACGGTGCCCTCAAGCGACTGGGTGACCGGGTGCTGGCCGGGGTGAAAGATCCGGACATCTTCGAAGAGAAGAACGGCGACGAACAGGAAATGAAGGATCTGAAGATCGATTCGAAATTCGCCTGGCTCGAACCGTTCTGCAGCCTCTACACCTGCCCCGCGGATGTGCTGGAGCGCAAGCATGAAATGCAACCGTTCAAGACTTTCCGCCTCGGTGGGGACTTGACCAAGGTGTATGACCCTTCGTGGGAAAAAGGTGAAAAAGGAAGCTGA
- a CDS encoding alginate O-acetyltransferase: protein MTRSLRIFYIALFMLILTALGMWSMRSFFGFSTNPDATVLNGRWAKAVETHYDEEFPIKRLGTNIWAALDYKLFNEGRKGVVLGRDQWLYSDEEFNPIVNEDLNLQGNYALVEGVRQKLKEQGITLVMAILPAKARLYPEHMGEVKPSSIHTNLYQDFHARVAADKIIAPDLLGPLQQAKQNGQQVFLRTDTHWTPEGAQVAAENLAKAIAEKTPLNGEPQRFITTPAEKITHKGDLRQFLPLDPLFENLMPAQEPLVKRNTREADDQPASDDALFADAQVPVALIGTSYSANPNWNFVGALKQALHSDVVNYAEDGHGPILPMLSYLKSDAFKNSPPQVLIWEFPERYLPVNNEIGDADPQWVAELKQAGARQQNVAANTQSETPDRAQN from the coding sequence ATGACCCGCTCATTACGCATCTTTTACATCGCACTGTTCATGCTGATCCTGACAGCACTGGGCATGTGGTCGATGCGCAGCTTCTTCGGCTTCAGCACCAACCCCGACGCGACCGTGCTTAACGGTCGCTGGGCCAAGGCCGTGGAAACTCACTACGACGAAGAGTTCCCGATCAAGCGCCTGGGTACCAACATCTGGGCGGCGCTGGACTACAAGCTGTTCAACGAAGGCCGCAAAGGCGTGGTCCTGGGCCGCGACCAGTGGCTGTACAGCGACGAGGAGTTCAACCCGATCGTCAATGAAGATTTGAACCTGCAAGGCAACTACGCGCTGGTCGAAGGCGTACGCCAGAAGCTCAAGGAACAAGGCATCACCCTGGTGATGGCGATCCTGCCGGCCAAGGCGCGCCTGTATCCAGAACACATGGGTGAAGTGAAGCCGTCCAGCATTCACACCAACCTCTACCAGGACTTCCACGCTCGCGTGGCGGCAGACAAGATCATCGCCCCTGACCTGCTCGGCCCGCTGCAACAGGCCAAACAGAACGGCCAGCAAGTGTTCCTGCGCACCGACACCCACTGGACCCCGGAAGGCGCGCAAGTGGCCGCCGAGAACCTGGCCAAAGCCATTGCCGAGAAGACGCCGCTCAACGGTGAGCCGCAGCGCTTTATCACCACGCCTGCAGAAAAAATCACCCACAAGGGCGACCTGCGCCAGTTCCTGCCGCTGGACCCATTGTTCGAAAACCTGATGCCTGCCCAGGAGCCACTGGTCAAGCGCAACACCCGCGAAGCCGACGATCAGCCGGCCAGCGATGACGCGTTGTTTGCCGACGCCCAGGTGCCTGTGGCCCTGATCGGCACCAGCTACAGCGCCAACCCCAACTGGAACTTCGTCGGTGCACTCAAGCAAGCCCTGCACAGCGACGTCGTGAACTACGCCGAAGACGGCCATGGCCCGATTCTGCCGATGCTCAGCTACCTCAAGAGCGACGCCTTCAAGAACAGCCCGCCACAGGTGCTGATCTGGGAGTTTCCTGAACGTTATCTGCCCGTGAACAACGAAATCGGCGACGCCGACCCGCAGTGGGTCGCAGAGCTCAAACAAGCCGGCGCACGTCAACAAAACGTAGCCGCCAACACCCAATCCGAGACGCCCGACCGGGCGCAAAACTGA
- a CDS encoding alginate O-acetyltransferase translates to MNPQMIKLLGLSALTAGILAATSGARADETKAPTFTAEPCCNLCPAAHDAKNYTTRYQQNFTTLVQAQGDWLFRTQEDLRTEFNTTPAGYKRMQQLHDAFKEKGIELVLVYQPTRGLVNRNKLNPQEKAAFDYEKALGNYKSMLGRFAQMGYVVPDLSPLTNESLPDTLPAHDFYFRGDQHWTPYGAQRTAKIVAENVKRIPAFADIPKREFETKKSGRMGKTGTLHNMAGQLCGTSYAIQYMDQFTTEPKGEAGDGDLFGDSGNPQITLVGTSHSGKNYNFAGFLEEAIGADILNVAFPGGGLEGAMIQYLGSEEFQKNPPKILIWEFSPLYRLDQETIYRQMMALLDNNGCEGKPAQMSSKTALKPGKNELMVNSKNMDLRNGSHQIDIRFADTSVKTLQATLWYMNGRHEDIKIEKPDTSETDGRFAFQLRTDEDWASQTLLAVEVQGPEAGKEPLQVEAKVCKRNVSPQAEQTAQIGQ, encoded by the coding sequence ATGAACCCACAAATGATCAAACTTCTGGGCCTGTCCGCCCTGACTGCCGGCATTCTCGCCGCTACCAGCGGCGCGCGCGCCGACGAAACCAAGGCACCGACCTTCACCGCCGAACCGTGCTGCAACCTGTGCCCAGCGGCCCACGATGCGAAGAACTACACCACGCGTTATCAGCAGAACTTCACCACGCTGGTGCAGGCCCAGGGTGACTGGCTGTTCCGGACCCAGGAAGACCTGCGTACCGAATTCAACACCACCCCGGCCGGCTACAAGCGCATGCAGCAGCTGCACGATGCGTTCAAGGAAAAAGGCATCGAGCTGGTACTCGTCTACCAGCCGACCCGTGGCCTGGTGAACCGCAACAAGCTCAATCCACAGGAAAAAGCCGCTTTCGACTACGAAAAGGCCCTGGGCAACTACAAGTCCATGCTCGGTCGTTTCGCCCAGATGGGTTATGTGGTGCCGGACCTGTCGCCACTGACCAATGAAAGCCTGCCCGACACCCTGCCGGCCCACGACTTCTACTTCCGTGGCGACCAGCACTGGACGCCGTACGGCGCCCAGCGCACCGCCAAGATCGTCGCCGAGAACGTCAAGCGCATCCCGGCCTTCGCCGACATTCCCAAGCGTGAGTTCGAGACCAAGAAGTCCGGCCGCATGGGCAAGACAGGCACCCTGCACAACATGGCCGGGCAGCTGTGCGGCACCAGCTATGCGATCCAGTACATGGACCAGTTCACCACCGAGCCTAAAGGCGAGGCTGGCGACGGCGACCTGTTCGGCGATTCCGGCAACCCGCAGATCACCCTCGTGGGCACCAGCCACAGCGGTAAGAACTACAACTTCGCCGGCTTCCTGGAAGAAGCCATCGGCGCCGACATCCTCAACGTTGCCTTCCCTGGCGGCGGTCTGGAGGGCGCGATGATCCAGTACCTGGGCAGCGAAGAATTCCAGAAGAATCCACCGAAGATCCTGATCTGGGAATTCTCGCCGCTCTATCGCCTGGACCAGGAAACCATCTACCGCCAGATGATGGCGCTGCTGGACAACAACGGTTGCGAAGGCAAGCCGGCACAGATGAGCAGCAAGACTGCGCTCAAGCCTGGCAAGAACGAATTGATGGTCAATAGCAAGAATATGGACCTGCGTAACGGCAGTCACCAGATCGACATCCGCTTCGCCGATACGTCGGTGAAAACCTTGCAAGCCACCCTCTGGTACATGAATGGGCGCCACGAGGATATCAAGATCGAAAAACCGGATACCTCGGAAACTGACGGACGTTTCGCCTTCCAATTGCGTACTGATGAGGACTGGGCTTCCCAGACCCTGCTGGCTGTAGAAGTCCAGGGGCCTGAAGCCGGTAAGGAGCCACTGCAAGTTGAGGCGAAAGTCTGCAAACGCAACGTATCTCCGCAAGCCGAACAAACGGCTCAAATCGGACAATGA
- a CDS encoding MBOAT family O-acyltransferase yields the protein MVFSSNVFLFLFLPIFLGLYYLSGQRYRNLLLLLASYVFYAWWRVDFLALFAGVTLWNYWIGLKVGAAGVRTKPAQRWLLLGVGVDLCILGYFKYANFGVDSLNAIITGFGLNPFILTHVLLPIGISFYIFESISYIIDVYRGDTPATRNLIDFAAFVAIFPHLIAGPVLRFRDLADQFNNRTHTLDKFSEGCTRFMQGFIKKVFIADTLAVVADHCFALQNPTTGDAWLGALAYTAQLYFDFSGYSDMAIGLGLMMGFRFMENFKQPYISQSITEFWRRWHISLSTWLRDYLYITLGGNRKGTLMTYRNLFLTMLLGGLWHGANITYVIWGAWHGMWLAIEKAVGINTTPRSINPIRWALTFLLVVMGWVIFRAENLHVAGRMYGAMFSFGDWSLSELTRANLTGLQIATLAVAYITLAFFGLRDFYTNRPPVKTKPEVSTEADGPATAQPGLIKAVPGENPTNIHEPGYTVGVEAQVQPAYWTADWSRYAMRALVLLLFIASILKLSAQSFSPFLYFQF from the coding sequence ATGGTATTTTCATCCAACGTGTTCCTGTTTCTGTTCTTGCCGATCTTTCTCGGCTTGTACTACTTGAGCGGGCAACGCTATCGCAACCTGCTGCTGCTGCTCGCCAGCTATGTGTTCTATGCCTGGTGGCGGGTGGATTTCCTGGCACTGTTCGCCGGCGTAACCCTGTGGAACTACTGGATCGGCCTGAAGGTCGGCGCCGCTGGCGTGCGCACCAAACCGGCCCAACGCTGGCTGTTGCTCGGCGTGGGCGTGGACCTGTGCATCCTGGGCTACTTCAAGTACGCCAACTTCGGCGTGGACAGCCTCAACGCGATCATCACCGGCTTCGGTTTGAATCCGTTCATCCTGACCCACGTGCTGTTGCCGATCGGGATCTCGTTCTACATCTTCGAGTCCATCAGCTACATCATCGACGTCTATCGCGGTGACACCCCGGCGACCCGCAACCTGATCGACTTCGCAGCGTTCGTGGCCATTTTCCCGCACCTGATCGCCGGCCCCGTGTTGCGTTTCCGCGACCTGGCCGATCAGTTCAACAACCGCACCCACACCCTGGACAAGTTCTCCGAAGGCTGCACGCGCTTCATGCAGGGCTTCATCAAGAAAGTGTTCATCGCCGATACCCTCGCCGTGGTGGCCGACCATTGCTTCGCCTTGCAGAACCCGACCACGGGCGACGCCTGGCTCGGCGCCCTGGCCTACACCGCACAGCTGTATTTCGACTTCTCCGGCTACAGCGACATGGCCATCGGCCTGGGCCTGATGATGGGTTTCCGTTTCATGGAAAACTTCAAGCAGCCCTACATCAGCCAGTCGATCACCGAGTTCTGGCGGCGCTGGCACATCAGCCTGTCCACCTGGCTGCGTGACTACCTCTACATCACCTTGGGCGGTAACCGCAAAGGCACGCTGATGACCTACCGCAACCTGTTCCTGACCATGCTGCTCGGTGGTCTGTGGCACGGTGCGAACATCACCTACGTGATCTGGGGTGCCTGGCACGGTATGTGGCTGGCCATCGAAAAAGCCGTGGGCATCAACACCACGCCACGCAGCATCAACCCGATCCGCTGGGCGCTGACGTTCCTGCTGGTGGTCATGGGCTGGGTGATTTTCCGCGCAGAGAACCTGCACGTGGCCGGTCGCATGTACGGCGCCATGTTCAGCTTCGGCGACTGGTCGCTGTCGGAACTGACCCGCGCCAATCTCACTGGCCTGCAAATCGCTACGTTGGCGGTGGCCTACATCACCCTCGCCTTCTTCGGCCTGCGGGACTTCTACACCAATCGTCCGCCGGTCAAGACCAAGCCTGAAGTGAGCACCGAGGCTGATGGTCCGGCCACTGCACAACCGGGTCTGATCAAAGCCGTGCCGGGTGAAAATCCGACGAATATCCATGAACCTGGCTACACCGTTGGCGTCGAAGCCCAGGTGCAACCGGCCTACTGGACCGCGGACTGGTCACGCTACGCGATGCGCGCCCTGGTGCTGCTGTTGTTCATCGCCTCGATTCTCAAACTCTCGGCGCAAAGCTTCTCGCCGTTCCTTTACTTCCAGTTCTGA
- a CDS encoding mannose-1-phosphate guanylyltransferase/mannose-6-phosphate isomerase, translating into MIPVILSGGSGSRLWPLSRKQFPKQFLALTGEHTLFQQTLERLVFEGMDTPIVVCNKDHRFIVNEQLSNRKLEVQRILMEPFGRNTAPAVALTAMMLVNEGRDELMLVLPADHVIEDQKALQRALALATVAAERGEMVLFGVPATKPETGYGYIKSTNDALLPEGVSRVSHFVEKPDVKRATEFVNAGGYFWNSGMFLFRASRFLEELKKHDPDIYDTCLLTLERSEQTADTITFDEATFACCPDNSIDYAVMEKTQRACVVPLSAGWSDVGCWASLWEVNEKDSNGNVTKGDVVIQDSRNCMIHGNGKLVSVIGLENIVVVETKDAMMIAHKDKVQGVKQMVNTLNAQGRTETQNHCEVYRPWGSYDSVDMGGRFQVKHISVKPGACLSLQMHHHRAEHWIVVSGTAEVTCDENVFLLCENQSTYIPIASVHRLRNPGKIPLEIIEVQSGSYLGEDDIERFEDIYGRSTPVERGVSVKTIAQ; encoded by the coding sequence ATGATTCCGGTGATCTTGTCAGGTGGTAGCGGCTCACGTCTTTGGCCGCTTTCGCGCAAGCAATTCCCTAAACAGTTCCTGGCCCTGACCGGCGAACACACCCTGTTCCAGCAGACCCTCGAGCGCCTGGTGTTCGAAGGCATGGACACGCCGATCGTGGTCTGCAACAAAGACCACCGGTTCATCGTCAACGAGCAACTGAGCAATCGCAAACTGGAAGTCCAGCGCATCCTGATGGAACCGTTCGGGCGCAACACCGCGCCGGCCGTGGCGCTGACCGCGATGATGCTGGTCAATGAAGGTCGCGACGAGCTGATGCTGGTGCTGCCGGCCGACCACGTGATCGAAGACCAGAAAGCCCTGCAACGCGCCCTGGCCCTGGCCACCGTGGCCGCCGAGCGTGGCGAAATGGTGCTGTTCGGCGTACCGGCCACCAAACCGGAAACCGGCTACGGCTACATCAAGTCGACCAACGATGCGCTGCTGCCTGAAGGTGTGAGCCGCGTCTCGCACTTCGTTGAAAAACCCGACGTCAAGCGCGCCACCGAGTTCGTCAACGCCGGCGGTTACTTCTGGAACAGCGGCATGTTCCTGTTCCGCGCCAGCCGTTTCCTCGAAGAGCTGAAAAAGCACGACCCGGACATCTACGACACCTGCCTGCTGACCCTGGAGCGCAGTGAGCAGACCGCAGACACCATCACCTTCGACGAAGCCACCTTCGCCTGCTGCCCGGACAACTCCATCGACTACGCCGTGATGGAAAAAACCCAACGCGCCTGCGTAGTGCCGCTGTCGGCTGGCTGGAGCGATGTCGGCTGCTGGGCGTCGCTGTGGGAAGTCAATGAAAAAGACAGTAACGGCAACGTCACCAAAGGCGACGTGGTCATCCAGGACAGCCGCAACTGCATGATCCACGGCAACGGCAAACTGGTGTCGGTGATCGGCCTGGAAAACATCGTGGTGGTCGAAACCAAGGACGCCATGATGATCGCCCACAAGGACAAGGTCCAAGGCGTGAAGCAGATGGTCAACACCCTCAACGCACAGGGCCGTACCGAGACCCAGAACCACTGCGAAGTCTATCGTCCATGGGGTTCCTATGATTCGGTGGACATGGGCGGTCGCTTCCAGGTCAAGCACATCTCGGTCAAGCCGGGCGCGTGCCTGTCACTGCAGATGCACCACCACCGCGCCGAACACTGGATCGTGGTCAGCGGCACCGCCGAAGTGACCTGCGACGAGAACGTGTTCCTGCTCTGCGAAAACCAGTCGACCTACATCCCGATCGCATCGGTTCACCGTCTGCGCAACCCGGGCAAGATCCCGCTGGAAATCATCGAAGTGCAGTCCGGCAGCTACCTGGGCGAAGACGACATCGAGCGCTTCGAGGACATCTACGGTCGTTCCACCCCGGTTGAGCGCGGCGTGTCGGTGAAAACCATCGCGCAGTAA
- a CDS encoding alginate O-acetyltransferase AlgF: MTFNTTPRRLAARSFKAIALVASMSALSLSAFAGDSALYGPVAPKGSSFVRVYNASNAEVSATVGSTNLSDVAPLASSDFSFMPGGDYSAKVGSQTVPVKLAPDHYYTLVNNASGQPQLIEEPPFKNKQKSLVRVQNLTDKALTLKTADGKTEVVPNVAAKGRGEREINPVKVTLALFEGDKKVGDLKPVALERGEAAVLYVTGSGSSLSPVWVKRPASTR; the protein is encoded by the coding sequence ATGACTTTCAACACTACTCCTCGCCGTCTCGCTGCTCGCTCCTTCAAGGCCATTGCCCTCGTCGCCAGCATGAGCGCCCTTTCCCTGTCGGCCTTTGCAGGTGATTCGGCCCTGTACGGCCCAGTCGCGCCAAAAGGCTCGAGCTTCGTACGTGTCTACAACGCCAGCAACGCCGAAGTCAGCGCCACCGTTGGCAGCACCAACTTGAGCGACGTGGCTCCGCTGGCCAGCAGTGACTTCAGCTTCATGCCTGGCGGTGACTACAGCGCCAAGGTCGGCAGCCAGACCGTTCCGGTTAAACTGGCCCCCGATCACTATTACACCCTGGTCAACAACGCCAGCGGCCAGCCTCAGTTGATCGAAGAACCACCGTTCAAGAACAAGCAGAAATCCCTGGTCCGTGTGCAGAACCTCACTGACAAGGCACTGACCCTCAAGACCGCCGATGGCAAGACCGAAGTGGTGCCGAACGTAGCGGCCAAAGGTCGTGGCGAGCGTGAAATCAACCCAGTGAAGGTGACCCTGGCGCTGTTCGAAGGCGACAAGAAAGTCGGCGACCTCAAGCCAGTGGCCCTGGAACGCGGCGAAGCGGCCGTGCTGTACGTCACAGGCAGTGGCAGCAGCCTGTCGCCAGTATGGGTGAAACGCCCGGCGTCGACCCGCTGA
- the algG gene encoding mannuronan 5-epimerase AlgG has translation MNRYLRNSQAMKGSISLLVAAMLLAGSPAFANVEPVVKPGNVVKGLQQAKTYTVSSAPTAPLELAKPTLPDLTGFTAEAVAKKIVRTKPGKVSVRRMMQENALKDFIGGDNKMAEWVVRQHGIPQAIFVDDGYMNLKDLAKKVPKYVIETSPGIYLARIPIVVGQKGILEIDKQTQELRLSQEGGAFLVNDGQMFIRDTKVTGWREKENGPATFRSPKEFRPFLLSWGGTETYIVNTKMASFGYANSKSYGVSISQYTPNMAKVLKRPEPTGWIIGSEFSDMWYGFYCYETRDFVVKGNTYKDNIVYGIDPHDRSHRLIIADNTVYGTKKKHGIIISREVNDSFIFNNRSYDNKLSGLVIDRNSVNNLIAYNEIYKNHTDGITLYESGDNLLWGNKVISNQRHGIRIRNSVNIRLYENVSMANGLTGVYGHIKDLSDTDRDIKLDPFDAQVSLIVVGGELAANGSGPLSIDSPLSVELYRVSMLAPTKSSGISFTGILGERQDEILDLLVRQQKAVLIDPVERQTELRD, from the coding sequence ATGAACCGCTACCTCAGGAACAGCCAGGCGATGAAAGGTTCGATCAGCCTGTTGGTCGCAGCGATGCTGCTGGCCGGCTCGCCGGCGTTCGCCAACGTTGAACCGGTGGTCAAGCCGGGCAACGTGGTCAAAGGTCTGCAACAAGCCAAGACCTACACCGTCAGCAGCGCACCGACCGCACCACTGGAACTGGCCAAGCCGACCCTGCCCGACCTCACCGGTTTCACCGCCGAAGCGGTCGCGAAGAAAATCGTGCGGACCAAGCCCGGCAAGGTCAGTGTGCGCCGGATGATGCAGGAAAACGCCTTGAAGGACTTCATCGGCGGCGACAACAAGATGGCCGAGTGGGTGGTGCGTCAGCACGGTATCCCACAGGCCATCTTCGTCGACGATGGCTACATGAACCTCAAGGACCTGGCCAAGAAAGTACCCAAGTACGTCATCGAAACCTCGCCAGGTATCTACCTGGCGAGGATTCCGATCGTGGTCGGCCAGAAAGGCATCCTGGAAATCGACAAACAGACCCAGGAACTGCGCCTGTCCCAGGAGGGCGGCGCGTTCCTGGTCAACGATGGCCAGATGTTCATCCGCGACACCAAGGTCACCGGCTGGCGCGAAAAGGAAAATGGCCCCGCCACGTTCCGCTCGCCCAAGGAATTCCGTCCGTTCCTGCTGTCGTGGGGCGGTACCGAGACCTACATCGTCAACACCAAGATGGCCAGCTTCGGCTACGCCAACAGTAAGTCGTACGGGGTGAGTATTTCCCAGTACACGCCGAACATGGCCAAGGTCCTCAAGCGCCCCGAACCGACCGGCTGGATCATCGGTTCCGAGTTCTCGGACATGTGGTACGGCTTCTACTGCTACGAGACTCGTGACTTTGTGGTCAAGGGCAACACCTACAAAGACAACATCGTCTACGGCATCGACCCCCACGACCGTTCCCATCGGCTGATCATCGCCGACAACACCGTCTACGGGACCAAGAAGAAGCACGGGATCATTATTTCCCGTGAGGTCAACGACAGCTTCATTTTCAACAACCGCAGCTACGACAACAAACTCTCGGGCCTGGTGATCGACCGTAACAGCGTGAACAACCTGATCGCCTACAACGAGATCTACAAGAACCACACCGACGGCATCACGCTCTATGAGAGTGGTGACAACCTGCTGTGGGGCAACAAAGTGATCAGCAACCAACGCCACGGCATCCGGATTCGTAACAGCGTGAACATCCGCCTCTACGAAAACGTCTCCATGGCCAACGGCCTGACCGGTGTCTACGGCCACATCAAGGACCTGTCCGACACCGACCGGGACATCAAGCTCGACCCGTTCGATGCCCAAGTCTCGCTGATCGTGGTCGGTGGTGAATTGGCTGCCAACGGCAGCGGCCCGCTGTCCATCGACTCGCCCTTGAGCGTTGAGCTGTACCGCGTGTCCATGCTCGCGCCGACCAAATCCAGCGGCATCAGCTTCACGGGAATCCTCGGCGAGCGCCAGGATGAAATTCTCGACCTGCTGGTGCGCCAGCAGAAAGCCGTGCTGATCGACCCTGTCGAACGCCAGACCGAATTGCGGGACTGA
- a CDS encoding alginate export family protein — translation MKLNPFVQAGIGLSFALLWSCPTLAALTDDKNFGLEVKITGQSEDDRDLGTQSGGDVNGIGLDVRPWIYGERGAWSAYAMAQAVTSTDIIETDTLQQSDDATQQTDSGDREAKKSYLAMREFWIGYRGLTPYPGEQLKFGRQRLRNDDGQWRDTNIEALNWTFDTTLLRANLGVAERFSEYRTDLKELSPQDKDRLHVYGDVGYQWMPGQWAGIRAHHSHDNGSLDYPTPGEATDTLDKTQNGDISWLGLEANSDAYNWRNTNTVNYWASLTGMTGDRNTANPLNADGTRPTEAKRSDDVDGWATDLGIRLRLDPQWQVGAAYARASEDYEQNGLQSNRSNYTGTRSRVHRFGEAFRGEMANTQSASLFGSWQLRDEYDASLVYHKFWRVDGNKPVGSNGINAVENNTDDVTGAILSTSSLPLRDGNKDLGQEVDLVVTKYFKQGLLPAALSQSIDEPSALVRFRGGVFKPGDAYGKEVDSYMHRAFVDVIWRF, via the coding sequence TTGAAGCTCAATCCTTTTGTTCAGGCCGGTATTGGCCTGTCGTTTGCCCTGTTGTGGTCCTGTCCGACCCTGGCGGCCCTGACCGATGACAAGAACTTCGGCCTGGAAGTGAAAATCACCGGCCAGTCCGAAGACGACCGTGACCTCGGTACCCAGAGCGGTGGCGACGTCAACGGTATCGGCCTGGACGTGCGCCCATGGATCTATGGCGAACGCGGTGCCTGGAGCGCCTACGCCATGGCCCAGGCCGTGACGTCTACCGACATCATCGAGACCGATACGCTGCAACAGTCCGATGACGCGACCCAGCAAACCGACAGCGGCGATCGCGAAGCCAAGAAAAGCTACCTGGCCATGCGCGAATTCTGGATTGGCTATCGGGGCCTGACCCCTTATCCGGGCGAGCAGTTGAAGTTCGGTCGCCAGCGCCTGCGCAACGACGACGGCCAATGGCGCGACACCAACATCGAAGCCCTGAACTGGACCTTCGACACCACGTTGCTGCGCGCCAATCTGGGTGTCGCCGAACGCTTCAGCGAATACCGCACTGACCTCAAGGAGCTGTCGCCCCAGGACAAGGATCGCCTGCACGTCTACGGTGACGTGGGTTACCAGTGGATGCCCGGCCAATGGGCCGGTATCCGTGCCCACCACTCCCATGACAATGGCAGCCTCGATTACCCGACCCCGGGCGAAGCCACCGACACCCTGGACAAGACCCAGAACGGCGACATCTCCTGGCTGGGCCTGGAAGCCAACAGCGACGCCTACAACTGGCGCAACACCAACACCGTCAATTACTGGGCGAGCCTGACCGGCATGACCGGCGACCGCAACACTGCCAACCCGCTCAACGCCGACGGCACGCGCCCGACAGAAGCCAAGCGCAGTGACGACGTCGACGGCTGGGCCACTGACCTGGGTATCCGCCTGCGCCTCGACCCGCAATGGCAAGTCGGCGCGGCCTATGCCCGCGCCAGCGAGGACTACGAACAGAACGGCCTGCAAAGCAACCGCTCGAACTACACCGGCACCCGCTCGCGGGTCCACCGTTTCGGCGAGGCTTTCCGCGGCGAAATGGCCAACACCCAAAGCGCCAGCCTGTTCGGTTCCTGGCAGTTGCGTGACGAATATGACGCCAGCCTGGTGTACCACAAGTTCTGGCGTGTGGACGGCAACAAGCCGGTGGGTAGCAACGGCATCAATGCCGTGGAGAACAACACCGACGACGTGACCGGCGCAATTCTGTCTACCTCGTCCCTGCCGCTGCGTGACGGTAACAAGGACCTGGGCCAGGAAGTCGACCTGGTGGTCACCAAGTACTTCAAGCAAGGCCTGTTGCCAGCCGCCCTGAGCCAGTCCATCGATGAGCCGTCGGCGCTGGTGCGCTTTCGTGGCGGGGTGTTCAAGCCAGGCGACGCCTACGGCAAAGAGGTCGATTCGTACATGCATCGCGCCTTTGTCGACGTGATCTGGCGCTTCTGA